The Bubalus bubalis isolate 160015118507 breed Murrah chromosome 21, NDDB_SH_1, whole genome shotgun sequence genome segment tccctccctctctctctcaccatctttcttgctttctgtgCATCCTCTGCCATTCTGTCTCTGTCCCCTTTtctgtctgtctcctgcactCTGACACGCCCCCTGTTACCTTTGGGGCTCTGCTGATCTCTGAGTCCATCTGTCTGTCCCCATCCGAGAAGCCTCTCCAACCCACTCTGGTGTGATCTCACCTTAGTTCTGAGGCCCCTGTGCCTGATGGACCATGGGTGCCAAGGGCAAAGGAGGGGTGGGAGTGACTGGTCCCACAGTTGCCAGCCCcttactccccccaccccatgccagCCAGGCTGGGTCAAGGGGACCCCTGAGTTGCTGCGGATGGCGACACAAAATCTGGGGCAGGGGCCAGGTTCCACGCTTATGTCTATCTTCTGCCACAAACCCAGAACTGCTGTTTCCCAGCGCAGCTCTGGAGGATTCCCTTCTCACAGCTAGAGGGGATGAGGGCTGGCAACACGGGTGCAAAGAGGAGGTCCCTTTGGCCTGTCCTCAGCTACCAGGGCCTGCAGAAGGCTCTCTGAGGATGGGTCTGTCCTGGTTTTGTGACGGGTCAGCAAGATCCAGAGGGATTTGTTCAGAGCACCAGACCCTAGAGGCTCCCTGCTTGGCATCTCAGCCTGGGATCTGAGCCAAGCCTGGCGATAGATTAAGTGTGCACTCCTGGCCTCAAACTGGGGGTCCGTGGGCTGTGTTTTTGCTTCAGAGCCCAGACTTTCAGAGATGACTTAGCCAAGAGCCTCGCCATAGGTAAAATCCCGAGCGGGGACCCGATATATAAAGCAGCAGCCTGGGCCCCTCCCTGTGGCCCAGCTTCCTGAGTGACGCAGTTTGAGAACCCCGATTGATATTCTAGTTCATCTTGCTGTGTTGATCTCTAGTATTCCAGGCTTTAAGAGCAGTTGTGGCCCTCTGGCTGCGCCAGGCTCCCTCCAGGGCTGGCTCTGGCCTCTGTGCCCTCACCTGGCCCCCAGGGCTAAGACCCCACTCCTGCCCTCCTCACAGGGCCTGGAGCAGGATGTCCTCCAAGCCATTGACCGGGCCATTGAGGCTGTGCACAACGCGGCCATGCGGGATGGTGGCAAATACAGCCTGGAGCAGCGCGGGATCCTCCAGTgagtgtgtgttggtgggggggCCTCCCAGTGAGCCCCGGGGGATGGGGTCCTTCCGGGACTCTAAAGGGCAGGGTTGCTAGTGCAGAGACAGGTGGGGCATGAAGGTGATGGGGGCCCTGGGCTAGGGTGGGCAGTGTCCCTCAGGGAGCATGGGCAGACTTGGGGAGTTGTAGGGTGACTCCCCCAGTAacctccctgcccctgcctcagGAAGCTGATCCACCACCGGAAAGAGACCCTGTCCCGCAGAggcccctctgcccccagccctgcagctatGACCCCGTCCACCAGTGACCACCATCTGGATGCCGCCGCCACCAGGCAGCCCAATGGCATGTGTCGAGCTGGGTTCGAGCGGCAGCACAGCCTGCCCAGTTCTGAGTATCTCGGGGCGGACGGAGGCCTCTACCAGGTACATGGTGAGAGCAGCCTGGGCAAGGGAGATGGCGGGGGGCTTAAGGCTTTGTCTGGAGGCTCCAAGCGTCCACCCCGGTCAGCAGTGCCGCCTGGAGCCTTGGTCCTGCCCCGCCGAGCTCAGGCCTCACCCCAAATGGCAGTCTGCCCTCAGATCCCACTTCTGTCCTCCAGATCCCGCCACAGCCTCGCCGAGCAGCGCCTACCACGCCACCCCCGCCTGTGAAGCGCCGAGACCGTGACGCCCTGATGGTCTTGGGGAGTGGTGAGAAGGCGGGGATGGGGGAGTTGAGGGATGGGACACCCTGTGCTTAGAACGGTTGCTCTGCCTATGTCAGAAAACTGGAGGCTCCAGGCTTGGGGGTGAAGACAGGGCAGGGGTTGGATGGCTGGGGGCTCTGGGCTTGGGGGGATAGGGGTCCCCGGGGGGCTGCCCCAGCACAGCATCCCCTCTCTGCCCACAGGTGGCCACAACACCACGCCCTCCGGGGGCAGTTCTGTGTCCAGCGGCGGCTCTGTCAGCAGCACCTCCCTTGACACCCTCTACACCGGCTCCAGCTCATCCGAGCTGGGCCCCAGCTGCTCACCCACGCCCCCACCTGTGCCCCGCCGAGGCGCGCTTACCGCTGTGTCCCAAGCTCAGCCCCCTCCCTGCAAGGTGCCAAACCCCGAGCCCCCTACAGAGGAGGAGGCAGCGGCGGCAGTGGTGGAGACAGCCCCAGCTCCGGCCCTTGATGAGCTGGAGGCCCTGGGGGCACTGAACCTGGGGGCcacagaggagaaggcagtggctgaGCCCGCCGTGCCCAGGACCATCGGGGCAGAGCTGATGGAGCTCGTGCGGAGGAACACTGGCCTGAGCCACGAGCTCTGCCGCGTGGCCATTGGCGTCGTGGTAGGCCACATCCAGGCCTCCGTGCCGGCCAGCTCACCTGTCATGGAGCAGGTCCTCCTCTCGCTGGTGGAGGGCAAGGTGAGGGtgggccagggccaggggccGCCCCGCCACCTCTGCCCCTTCCCCGCCCGCACATGTATCCAGCCTTTACCTGACAGGTATTTGTTGAGCTCGAGCTCTCGGCTTCCTTGTGCTGGGTGTTGGGGACTTTTGGGGACAATCCgtgaagaagaaagggaggaagaataCTGCAGACAGAGGCTCAGCTTGGATGAGGGCCATAAGGCAGCACCTCATGCTCAGCTCACAGGAGGGATTGGAACGAGGCCAGCATGGCTGGAACACCACAGAGCTTCGAGAGCTATGATGGAGGCCTGAATGCTGACTCAGATGGTGGGGGGGTGTGGGCATCGTGGGATGGGTGGCATCCCTTGCCAAGGGTGGGGGGCACTGATCAGGGAGCAGGACTGGGGGCCAGATGGGCCGGAAGTGCCTCCTTCCTTGGGAGCTGCAGCTCTGGTTCGGGGTGTGGGGAGCAGTGAGGCCATGGGCTTGCCTGTGCAGGAGCAGTGGCCAGCAGGCTCAAGAAGAACATGGAAGGCAGGTTGACAGGCCTGTCCCACTTTGTGTAGAATCAGAGAGTACAATCTCAAGTCACATGCAGGCTGTGAGAAGTCCATGGCCTTCCTCACAGAGGATGTTTATGCAGGGACAGGAGGCAGGTTGTTGGAAAATTCCCCGCAGACATGTCTCGTGCAGAATCCTGTCTCAGGAGGTTATTAAGACTTGGGGGCGCAGGAATTCCTTGCAGTCAGTCCAGTGGTTgcgactccatgctctcactgccaagggttcAATCGAtggtcaggaaaataaaatcccatAAGCTGCTGGTTTATTGGGGGAGGTGGCGGGGGATGGGGGGGAAGACTTGGAGGCAGTAGAATTCcttggagagggtgtgcagaacaGGGCTAGTGCCCCTGGGGGCCTCGATGTTGAGGGATGGGCTATGGGAAGTTGATGGGGAacagcagggaggagggaagaaaaccaGGGGCTGGTCCGCTCACCAGTCCTGGGAGgacgctggctccaggcagccATTGTAGGTGAGGCCCAGGGCCCCTGGTCTGGCACAGGCCAGGAGCGCACACCTGGACCTCGGGGTCTGGGTTGAGACCCAGGCCTCGAGGGCCTCCTGGACATGGTGCGGGGCAGGTGTGCTGAGCACCCCCTCGCCGTCTGCCCACAGGACCTGAGCACCGCCCTGCCCTCAGGGCAGGTCTGCCATGACCAGCAGCGGCTGGAGGTGATCTTTGCAGACCTTGCCCGGCGGAAGGACGATGCCCAGCAGCGCAGCTGGGCCCTGTATGAGGATGAGGGCGTCATCCGCTGCTACTTGGAGGAGCTGCTGCACATTCTGGTGCGGGCTGGGGGCCCCCAGgtgtccccacccctcccccgtgCTCGGGAGTCTCCTCTACTGGTCCTCGGCACGCTCACGGGCGGCCACGCACACTGAGCGACTCCTTCACATCTCCTCCCCCCTGCAGACGGATGCAGACCCTGAAGTTTGCAAGAAAATGTGCAAGCGGAACGAGTTCGAGTCTGTCCTGGCCTTGGTGGCCTACTAccaaatggtgtgtgtgtgagagcgagggggggtggggggacacggAGGGACCCAGGCAGAGGTGGGGCATCCGGGCACTGAGCACACACGGGGTCCCCTGCCAGGAGCACCGGGTGTCACTGCGGCTGCTGCTCCTCAAGTGCTTCGGTGCCATGTGCAGCCTGGACGCGGCCATCATCTCCACGCTCGTGTCGTCCGTGCTGCCCGTGGAGCTGGCACGGGACATGCAGACAGACACGCAGGGTGAGCGAGTGAGGGCCAGCTCCCTGCCCCCTGGGGGTTCCCGCCACCTTCAGGGGCTCTGACCACCTGCTCTGCACCCCTGCAGACCACCAGAAGCTCTGTTACTCAGCCCTCATCCTGGCCATGGTCTTCTCCATGGGCGAGGCAGTGCCCTACGCACACTATGGTAAGAAGGCAGGTCACGGCCCAGCTGACTGCAGGGAGCCCACAGCCTGAGGGCTGGGGACCCCCCCGACCGGGGTCGCATGGAGCGTCCCCAGGGCTCACGAGAACCCAGGGAGGCTGGGCGGGGTGGGCGGTGGGGCTGGTCTGCAGACCTCAGTGTGCCCCTCTCCTAGAGCACCTGGGCACACCCTTCGCCCAGTTCCTGCTGAGCATCGTTGAGGATGGGCTGCCCTTGGACACCACAGAGCAGCTGCCGGATCTCTGCGTGAATCTACTTCTGGCTCTCAACCTGCATCTGCCAGgtgagggcggggcctggggtAGCTGCCTCGCGCTGCAAGGGTGGAGGAGGACCCACCAGGCTCAGCACCGGTGCCCTCGTGCACACCCATGTCCTTCCTCAGCCCCGGACCAGAACGTCATAATGGCCGCCCTGAGCAAACACGCCAATGTCAAGATCTTCTCCGAGAAGCTGCTGTTGCTCCTGAACAGAGGGGGTGAGTGCCCAGGAATCTGCACAGGGCCACTTAGGTCCTGTGACTCCCCACCACGCCCCTGCCGTGATGCCTGTTGGCGCTCCCCAGAGGACTGCCCTGAG includes the following:
- the NCKIPSD gene encoding NCK-interacting protein with SH3 domain, with amino-acid sequence MYRALYAFRSAEPNALAFAAGETFLVLERSSAHWWLAARARSGETGYVPPAYLRRLQGLEQDVLQAIDRAIEAVHNAAMRDGGKYSLEQRGILQKLIHHRKETLSRRGPSAPSPAAMTPSTSDHHLDAAATRQPNGMCRAGFERQHSLPSSEYLGADGGLYQIPPQPRRAAPTTPPPPVKRRDRDALMVLGSGGHNTTPSGGSSVSSGGSVSSTSLDTLYTGSSSSELGPSCSPTPPPVPRRGALTAVSQAQPPPCKVPNPEPPTEEEAAAAVVETAPAPALDELEALGALNLGATEEKAVAEPAVPRTIGAELMELVRRNTGLSHELCRVAIGVVVGHIQASVPASSPVMEQVLLSLVEGKDLSTALPSGQVCHDQQRLEVIFADLARRKDDAQQRSWALYEDEGVIRCYLEELLHILTDADPEVCKKMCKRNEFESVLALVAYYQMEHRVSLRLLLLKCFGAMCSLDAAIISTLVSSVLPVELARDMQTDTQDHQKLCYSALILAMVFSMGEAVPYAHYEHLGTPFAQFLLSIVEDGLPLDTTEQLPDLCVNLLLALNLHLPAPDQNVIMAALSKHANVKIFSEKLLLLLNRGDDPVRIFKHEPQPPHSILKFLQDVFASPTTAAIFYHTDMMALIDITVRHIADLSPGDKLRMEYLSLMHAVVRSTPYLQHRHRLPDLQATLRRILAEEEASPQCQMDRMIVQEMCKEFPVLGEAPS